Proteins encoded together in one Marinobacter sp. Arc7-DN-1 window:
- a CDS encoding potassium/proton antiporter, with amino-acid sequence MDPTLTLLGALMLVISIVLSPLSSRVGMPVLLIFLIVGMMMGEDGPGGIEFNDFELAFVIANLALGVILLDGGMRTRSETFRVGLKPALVLATLGVAMTAAGAAVVAWWVFDLHWLTALLIGAIISSTDAAAVFSLLQGRGLHLNERVSATLEIESGSNDPMAIFLTLMLVTLIGNTGDQAGWAALTMLVKQFGIGGIAGILGGFAVVELANRIRLTPSLYPLLVAAAGISVFSATNTLGGSGFLAIYLTGVVIGNRHVRMMPMILQVHDGLAWLAQLCLFLMLGLLVNPSDLIPLAGGGLVLALALIFVIRPLTVMLTLWPFAFNRRELIFISWVGLRGAVPIVLALFPIIADLPEAQLVFHAAFFIVLVSLLVQGTTMAPLARKLRLEVPAGEDPYRRLPLDAPAAGDHELMLFPLRGKSWETPRRLSQLRFPENTAVAGVFRNRVCLQPKGDLEVASGDMVAMFATPGVLPELGKALSGRHAPKYLAERAFFGDFVLNGDALLGDVEQVYGIEFDELPPELSLAECFTRRTKGHPVVGDIVTLGPVTLVARATSADQVTKVGLKMDSSQNS; translated from the coding sequence ATGGACCCCACCCTGACCCTGCTCGGTGCCCTGATGCTGGTCATCAGCATTGTGCTCAGCCCGCTTTCCAGCCGGGTGGGTATGCCTGTGCTGCTGATATTCCTGATCGTGGGCATGATGATGGGCGAGGACGGCCCGGGCGGAATCGAGTTCAATGATTTTGAACTGGCGTTCGTGATTGCCAACCTGGCCTTGGGCGTCATCCTGCTGGATGGCGGCATGCGTACCCGTTCAGAAACCTTTCGGGTAGGTCTGAAACCCGCCCTGGTACTGGCAACGCTGGGGGTGGCCATGACAGCCGCGGGCGCTGCCGTTGTCGCCTGGTGGGTATTTGACCTGCACTGGCTGACTGCGTTGCTGATCGGTGCCATCATTTCCTCCACCGATGCCGCCGCCGTTTTCTCCCTGCTTCAGGGCCGCGGCCTGCACCTGAATGAGCGGGTCAGCGCCACCCTGGAAATTGAATCCGGCAGCAACGATCCAATGGCCATTTTTCTGACCCTGATGCTGGTTACCCTGATTGGCAATACCGGCGACCAGGCCGGCTGGGCAGCGCTGACCATGCTGGTCAAACAGTTCGGAATTGGAGGTATAGCAGGCATTCTTGGCGGCTTTGCCGTAGTGGAGCTGGCCAACCGCATTCGCCTGACACCCTCTTTATATCCGCTGCTGGTGGCCGCTGCCGGCATTTCGGTATTTTCCGCCACCAACACCCTGGGAGGCAGTGGCTTCCTGGCGATTTACCTGACAGGTGTGGTGATCGGCAACCGCCATGTACGGATGATGCCGATGATCCTGCAGGTCCACGATGGCCTCGCCTGGCTGGCACAGCTTTGCCTGTTCCTGATGCTCGGCTTGCTGGTCAATCCGTCCGATCTGATTCCGCTGGCCGGTGGTGGCCTGGTGCTGGCACTCGCCCTGATCTTTGTCATTCGCCCACTCACGGTTATGCTCACGCTCTGGCCGTTTGCCTTTAACCGGCGGGAGCTGATTTTTATCAGCTGGGTTGGCCTGCGCGGGGCGGTTCCGATCGTCCTGGCCCTGTTCCCGATCATCGCGGACCTGCCGGAGGCGCAGCTGGTGTTCCACGCGGCCTTCTTCATTGTCCTTGTTTCCCTGCTGGTTCAGGGAACCACCATGGCGCCCCTGGCCCGTAAACTGCGCCTGGAGGTTCCTGCCGGAGAGGACCCCTATCGCCGGCTGCCCCTGGATGCCCCTGCGGCGGGTGATCACGAACTGATGCTGTTTCCCCTGCGCGGCAAGAGCTGGGAGACACCGCGCCGTCTGAGCCAGCTGCGATTTCCGGAAAACACGGCGGTGGCCGGTGTTTTCCGCAATCGGGTCTGCCTGCAACCAAAAGGGGATCTGGAAGTGGCCAGTGGCGATATGGTGGCGATGTTTGCCACGCCCGGCGTGTTGCCGGAGCTCGGTAAGGCACTCAGCGGCCGCCATGCCCCCAAATACCTTGCCGAGCGGGCATTCTTTGGTGATTTCGTTCTCAATGGCGATGCCCTGCTGGGGGACGTGGAGCAGGTCTACGGCATCGAGTTCGACGAACTGCCCCCGGAACTGTCCCTGGCCGAGTGCTTCACCAGACGGACCAAGGGGCACCCGGTTGTTGGGGATATCGTAACCCTTGGGCCGGTTACACTGGTTGCCAGGGCTACCAGTGCCGACCAGGTGACCAAGGTGGGTCTTAAAATGGACAGTTCACAAAACAGCTGA
- a CDS encoding L,D-transpeptidase family protein — MLVTRAAFYALVLFWLAMTPQAMATELLAKADPRMPAETAYTPVDIQDVSKVVVRKGERRLYLMSGDQVVRSYRISLGDNPEGHKLYEGDERTPEGDYTLDWRNAESDFYRSIHISYPSERDRELASAWGLDPGGSIMIHGLPNGKEDMAFAYRGLDWTDGCIAVTNEEIDEIWQLVSNGTPISIHP, encoded by the coding sequence ATGCTGGTTACTCGCGCTGCTTTCTACGCCTTGGTCCTGTTCTGGCTGGCAATGACACCTCAGGCTATGGCCACGGAGTTGCTGGCCAAAGCCGACCCCCGGATGCCTGCAGAAACCGCATACACCCCCGTCGATATTCAGGATGTCAGCAAGGTCGTGGTTCGCAAGGGTGAACGGCGCCTTTACCTCATGAGCGGGGATCAGGTGGTGCGCAGTTATCGCATTTCCCTGGGCGACAACCCGGAAGGCCATAAGCTGTATGAGGGTGACGAACGGACCCCGGAGGGCGACTACACCCTGGACTGGCGCAACGCCGAAAGCGATTTCTACAGATCCATCCACATTTCCTACCCCAGCGAGCGGGACCGGGAGCTGGCTTCTGCCTGGGGGCTGGATCCCGGTGGCAGCATCATGATTCACGGCTTGCCGAACGGCAAGGAAGACATGGCGTTTGCCTATCGCGGCCTGGACTGGACCGACGGCTGCATCGCCGTTACCAACGAAGAGATAGACGAAATCTGGCAACTCGTGTCCAACGGCACCCCGATCAGCATTCATCCCTGA
- a CDS encoding Lpp/OprI family alanine-zipper lipoprotein, with protein sequence MRKLTIAGLALATVLTAGCATTDQGAVDEANATASSAESTAKNALSTANSAAGTARSAQQTAQEALAAAKAAQRAADEANERAKRMLERSSMK encoded by the coding sequence ATGCGTAAACTGACGATCGCCGGGCTTGCACTGGCCACTGTTCTGACTGCAGGCTGTGCCACGACGGATCAGGGTGCCGTCGACGAAGCAAATGCAACAGCAAGCTCCGCTGAGAGCACTGCTAAAAATGCACTGAGCACCGCGAACAGCGCTGCCGGCACTGCCCGCTCTGCCCAGCAGACTGCGCAAGAAGCACTGGCGGCAGCCAAGGCAGCTCAAAGGGCTGCTGACGAAGCCAACGAGCGTGCCAAGCGTATGCTCGAGCGCTCAAGCATGAAGTAA
- a CDS encoding slipin family protein: MIGELIPYLAPIVVLLLILGSAIKILPEYQRGVVFFLGRFQGVKGPGLIIIIPGIQQMVRVDLRVIVLDVPSQDVISKDNVTVRVNAVLYYRVVDPERAIIRVENFDSATSQLAQTTLRSVLGKHDLDEMLSERDKLNSDIQEIIDSQTEEWGIKVANVEIKHVDLNESMIRAIARQAEAERERRAKVIHAEGELQASKKLVEAANVMSANSGSMQLRYLQTLADMSNTNTATIVFPLPMELMTTFLKENKSVTPEKPDAEA, translated from the coding sequence ATGATTGGCGAACTGATTCCTTACCTTGCACCTATCGTGGTGTTATTACTGATTCTCGGCTCGGCCATCAAGATACTGCCGGAATATCAGCGTGGTGTGGTGTTTTTTCTGGGCCGGTTTCAGGGGGTGAAAGGCCCGGGCCTGATCATCATAATCCCGGGTATACAACAGATGGTGCGGGTTGACCTGCGGGTCATTGTACTGGATGTGCCCAGTCAGGACGTGATTTCCAAGGATAACGTCACGGTTCGGGTAAATGCCGTGCTCTATTATCGGGTAGTGGATCCGGAGCGAGCAATTATCCGGGTTGAGAATTTCGACTCGGCCACCAGCCAGCTGGCGCAAACGACACTGCGTTCGGTGCTGGGCAAGCATGATCTGGATGAAATGCTCTCGGAGCGGGACAAGCTGAATTCGGACATTCAGGAGATCATCGATTCCCAGACGGAGGAGTGGGGCATCAAGGTGGCCAATGTGGAAATCAAGCATGTGGACCTGAACGAATCCATGATTCGTGCTATCGCCCGTCAGGCAGAGGCCGAGCGTGAGCGGCGGGCCAAGGTCATTCACGCCGAAGGCGAATTGCAGGCGTCGAAGAAACTGGTAGAAGCGGCGAATGTGATGTCAGCGAATTCGGGGTCGATGCAGCTTCGGTACTTGCAGACGCTGGCGGACATGAGTAATACCAATACGGCCACCATCGTGTTTCCGCTGCCGATGGAATTGATGACAACGTTCCTGAAGGAGAACAAATCGGTGACTCCGGAAAAACCGGACGCCGAGGCATAA
- a CDS encoding NfeD family protein — MQVHRAMRSQNPARLRLWALVLLTGVLLALASLAHQVFAQQKSSGIALVLTVEGAIGPATMDYVTRGIRRAESEGAGLVIIEMDTPGGLMNSMRDIIKVILASEVPVATYVSPQGARAASAGTYILYGSHIAAMAPATNLGSATPVQMGGLPGSQEPASEPAPKDADAREGAESGAESPAAEENAGEESNKRRGTTAMERKVLEDAVSYIRGLAERHGRNADWAEEAVREAVNLGAAEALEKNVIDVVSPNLRDLLQQVDGRQVAMASGDMTLATANLEIVRSQPDWRTRLLSVITDPNVAYFLMIIGFYGIIFELANPGAVVPGVIGAISLILALFAFQVLSVNYAGLALILLGLAFIVGEAFVPSFGILGVGGIVAFVTGSVILMDGSHRDISLPTIGGTAVVAAGFILWTVTRFIGLRRRSPVSGTEQLTHEEGVSLDDFSGEHGHYRGHVRLSGERWNAISEEPVKEGDRVRVAAIEGLTVTVRVIPENG, encoded by the coding sequence ATGCAGGTACACCGTGCCATGCGATCACAGAATCCCGCCCGTCTGCGGCTCTGGGCCCTGGTGCTGTTGACCGGTGTGCTTCTGGCACTGGCTTCTCTGGCGCACCAGGTCTTTGCCCAGCAGAAGTCGTCCGGCATCGCCCTGGTACTCACCGTTGAGGGCGCCATCGGCCCCGCGACCATGGACTATGTCACCCGAGGCATCCGCCGGGCTGAGTCCGAAGGCGCCGGCCTCGTTATTATCGAAATGGACACACCCGGCGGCCTGATGAACTCCATGCGGGACATCATCAAGGTCATCCTTGCCTCCGAAGTGCCCGTGGCTACCTATGTTTCTCCCCAGGGCGCCCGGGCAGCCAGCGCCGGCACCTACATTCTGTATGGCAGTCACATCGCCGCCATGGCACCGGCAACCAACCTGGGCTCGGCAACCCCGGTGCAGATGGGCGGCCTGCCGGGAAGTCAGGAGCCGGCCAGTGAACCCGCACCCAAAGACGCTGATGCCAGGGAGGGCGCTGAGTCCGGAGCTGAGTCGCCTGCTGCCGAAGAAAATGCCGGGGAAGAGAGCAACAAACGTCGTGGCACCACCGCCATGGAGCGCAAGGTGCTGGAGGATGCCGTCAGTTACATTCGCGGGCTCGCAGAGCGCCACGGCCGTAATGCCGACTGGGCAGAAGAGGCGGTGCGGGAAGCGGTGAATCTTGGTGCCGCCGAAGCGCTTGAGAAGAACGTCATAGACGTGGTTTCTCCGAATCTCCGGGATCTGCTTCAGCAAGTCGACGGCCGTCAGGTTGCCATGGCGTCGGGAGACATGACGCTGGCAACCGCAAATCTTGAAATTGTCCGCTCCCAGCCAGACTGGCGCACCCGCTTGCTGTCCGTGATCACCGATCCGAACGTCGCCTATTTCCTGATGATCATTGGCTTCTACGGCATTATTTTCGAACTGGCCAACCCCGGTGCCGTGGTGCCCGGCGTGATTGGCGCCATCAGTCTGATTCTTGCACTCTTCGCCTTCCAGGTGCTGTCGGTGAATTACGCCGGTCTGGCGCTGATCCTGCTCGGGTTGGCGTTTATCGTGGGTGAGGCCTTCGTACCCAGTTTCGGAATACTGGGTGTCGGGGGGATCGTCGCCTTCGTCACCGGATCGGTGATCCTGATGGATGGCAGTCACCGGGATATTTCCCTGCCGACCATCGGCGGCACCGCCGTGGTTGCGGCCGGGTTTATCCTCTGGACGGTCACCCGGTTCATTGGTCTGCGCCGCAGGTCTCCGGTCAGTGGCACCGAGCAGTTAACCCACGAGGAGGGCGTGTCGCTGGACGATTTTTCCGGAGAACATGGTCACTACCGGGGGCACGTCAGACTCAGCGGTGAGCGGTGGAATGCCATAAGCGAGGAGCCCGTCAAAGAGGGCGACCGGGTCCGTGTTGCAGCAATCGAGGGTTTAACGGTAACCGTCAGGGTCATCCCGGAAAACGGCTGA
- a CDS encoding SDR family oxidoreductase, translated as MSQTILITGASSGLGEGMAREFAARGDNLALCARRTDRLENLREELGREYPGIMVSLRALDVNDHDQVFSVFRAFRDEFGSLERIIVNAGIGKGQPLGTGKFDANRQTAETNFVAALAQMEAAMELFREQNRGHLVTVSSVTAVRGLPGNVTTYAATKAGIAALSEGLRVDLAKAKSPIKVTTLYPGYIRTEINEKVRNTPFIVDAKTGCRAMVKAIESGKDECFVPTWPWTPIGFLLRRLPVSVLARIF; from the coding sequence ATGAGTCAAACCATTCTGATTACCGGCGCCAGTTCCGGCCTGGGGGAAGGCATGGCACGCGAATTCGCGGCCCGCGGCGACAATCTGGCCCTGTGCGCCCGGCGCACCGATCGCCTGGAGAACCTCAGGGAGGAACTCGGCCGGGAGTACCCAGGCATCATGGTGAGTCTTCGGGCTCTGGATGTGAACGATCATGATCAGGTGTTTTCGGTATTCAGGGCGTTTCGTGACGAGTTCGGTAGCCTGGAGCGGATTATTGTCAACGCCGGAATCGGTAAGGGGCAGCCATTGGGCACCGGCAAGTTCGATGCCAACCGGCAGACGGCGGAGACCAATTTCGTGGCGGCCCTCGCCCAGATGGAAGCGGCCATGGAGCTCTTCCGGGAACAGAACCGGGGCCATCTGGTCACCGTATCTTCAGTAACAGCCGTGCGGGGCCTGCCAGGGAATGTTACCACCTACGCGGCAACCAAGGCTGGTATTGCGGCTCTGTCCGAGGGTTTGCGCGTGGACCTTGCGAAAGCGAAATCCCCGATAAAAGTGACTACACTGTACCCAGGGTATATTCGAACCGAGATCAACGAGAAGGTCCGCAACACGCCCTTTATTGTTGATGCAAAAACAGGATGCAGGGCCATGGTCAAGGCGATTGAGTCGGGTAAGGACGAGTGTTTTGTGCCCACCTGGCCCTGGACTCCGATCGGATTTTTGCTTCGGCGTCTGCCGGTTTCGGTGCTCGCCCGAATATTCTGA
- a CDS encoding L,D-transpeptidase family protein — protein sequence MWLRSLVVFFLAQFLMLPALQAAEPAEGVSAQGGENAGDPESPEAPDRSPRVPTFPVQGDLAGQLGVYETSYEDTFAAIGNRLAMGYLELVKANPGVDPWLPGEGTTITLPRRYVLPDARREGIVINLAEYRLYYFTDQGVQVYPVGVGTAENPSPLTDAEVTMPLESPAWYPPASIRAEYEASGDYLPRMIPPGPGNPLGTHALLLSEKGYLIHGTNKKFGVGMPVSHGCFRMYNEDISRFVYQVEKGTPVQVVHDAVKIGFSDGEVWLEVHRPHEDYNSEDRDRLWQQVFAEVESFRASHPGVEVKRSAIELAVDQADGLPTMIGERVTRMAADRTVDEKTPESESEPEQRLYF from the coding sequence ATGTGGTTGAGATCTCTAGTGGTGTTTTTCCTGGCGCAGTTCCTGATGCTACCGGCACTTCAGGCTGCGGAACCTGCAGAAGGTGTGTCTGCACAGGGTGGAGAGAATGCCGGCGATCCCGAAAGCCCGGAAGCGCCGGACCGAAGCCCCCGTGTTCCGACCTTCCCGGTCCAGGGTGACCTGGCGGGACAGTTGGGAGTCTATGAAACCAGTTACGAGGATACCTTTGCGGCTATTGGTAACCGCTTGGCTATGGGGTATCTGGAGCTGGTGAAGGCCAACCCCGGCGTTGACCCCTGGCTGCCCGGCGAAGGCACCACCATTACCCTGCCGCGCCGGTACGTTTTGCCGGATGCCCGGCGTGAGGGGATTGTCATTAATCTGGCCGAATATCGCCTCTATTATTTTACCGACCAGGGCGTGCAGGTTTACCCGGTCGGAGTTGGTACCGCGGAAAATCCCTCACCCCTGACCGATGCGGAAGTGACCATGCCCCTGGAATCCCCTGCCTGGTATCCGCCGGCCAGTATCCGGGCCGAGTACGAGGCATCTGGTGATTATCTGCCCCGAATGATTCCCCCTGGTCCGGGGAATCCCCTGGGTACTCATGCCCTGTTGCTGAGTGAGAAGGGTTATCTGATTCACGGCACCAACAAAAAGTTTGGTGTGGGTATGCCCGTCAGCCACGGTTGTTTCCGGATGTATAACGAAGACATTTCAAGGTTCGTTTACCAGGTTGAAAAGGGCACGCCGGTTCAGGTAGTGCATGATGCCGTCAAGATCGGGTTTTCCGATGGCGAGGTCTGGCTCGAAGTGCACCGCCCCCATGAGGACTACAATAGTGAGGACCGGGACCGTTTGTGGCAGCAGGTATTTGCCGAAGTTGAGTCTTTCCGGGCAAGCCATCCGGGGGTAGAGGTGAAGCGCAGCGCCATTGAGCTTGCCGTGGATCAGGCCGATGGCCTGCCCACCATGATTGGTGAACGGGTTACCCGGATGGCTGCGGACAGGACCGTTGACGAGAAAACGCCCGAATCCGAGAGCGAACCGGAACAGCGGCTTTACTTCTGA
- a CDS encoding TMEM165/GDT1 family protein, producing the protein MADAGLVAIAETDDKTQVATVVLAARVSKTRWVIPGVTVGMLLASIPVIMTGRWLTERLPLATARTGAGVLFIVLAVVTVWATYVNSCT; encoded by the coding sequence ATGGCGGATGCGGGTTTAGTTGCCATAGCGGAAACCGATGACAAGACCCAGGTGGCGACGGTTGTGCTCGCTGCTCGTGTCAGCAAGACCCGCTGGGTTATCCCGGGAGTCACGGTGGGGATGCTGCTGGCCAGCATACCGGTTATTATGACGGGGCGTTGGCTGACGGAACGGTTGCCCCTGGCCACAGCGCGAACTGGTGCGGGCGTTCTGTTTATTGTGCTTGCTGTAGTCACGGTATGGGCGACCTACGTGAACTCCTGCACGTGA
- a CDS encoding MDR family MFS transporter, translated as MADNSVEGLKARYGDRWRWLALATVVTGTMATVLSATVVNVALHDIMVEFGIRQGQVHWLATGFIAAMTTTMLASSWLLDHFGVRKTLATAMFLFTLISLAGGFASSPEQLIVARIGQGAMAGLMQPMGMYLVFRIFPRNRRGQAMGIYGMGVILAPALGPVLGGFLVDQLSWRYVMFAPAPVTLVGVLMAWRFLPLPVSRPAPYPFDLPGLALLGFTIALSLDTLNRLQQADGQQAWLMAEALLAIATLSLFIFRERRIRHPLVNISLLRKPAFLYACLGAMALGLALFGSTYLIPLFVQTALGFTATEAGLLMLPAGIVLGMIFPLAGRLADKQSARKLVIFGIAVFALSAALFALSDLDLAFGWLALWAVLGRIGIGFMLPALSTGALNPLEPQELGAGSSTLNFMRQLGGAFGVNLVALTIEFGEHSAGMPTVNAFHSAWWLVAVFVAVAAIPVWRMRV; from the coding sequence TTGGCTGATAACTCGGTTGAGGGCCTGAAGGCCCGCTACGGGGATCGCTGGCGTTGGCTGGCACTGGCTACGGTGGTTACGGGCACCATGGCCACTGTTCTCAGCGCCACTGTGGTCAACGTGGCGCTTCACGACATCATGGTGGAGTTCGGTATCCGTCAGGGCCAGGTGCACTGGCTGGCAACCGGATTCATCGCCGCCATGACCACCACCATGCTCGCCTCTTCCTGGTTGCTGGATCATTTCGGGGTTCGAAAAACCCTGGCCACGGCCATGTTCCTGTTCACGCTGATTTCCCTTGCCGGTGGGTTTGCCAGCTCGCCGGAGCAGTTGATTGTCGCGCGGATTGGTCAGGGCGCCATGGCCGGTCTGATGCAACCCATGGGGATGTACCTGGTGTTCCGTATTTTTCCCCGGAACCGGCGTGGTCAGGCCATGGGCATCTATGGCATGGGCGTGATCCTGGCGCCGGCTCTGGGTCCGGTACTGGGCGGCTTTCTGGTTGATCAGCTGAGCTGGCGATACGTGATGTTTGCCCCGGCTCCGGTGACGCTTGTGGGTGTCCTGATGGCATGGCGCTTTCTGCCTCTGCCAGTGTCGCGGCCGGCTCCCTACCCCTTTGATCTTCCCGGCCTGGCGTTGCTCGGATTTACCATCGCACTGTCACTCGACACCCTGAACAGGCTGCAGCAGGCGGACGGACAGCAGGCATGGCTTATGGCTGAGGCACTGCTGGCGATAGCAACCCTGTCGCTCTTCATCTTCCGGGAGCGGCGCATCCGGCACCCGTTGGTGAACATTAGCCTGTTGCGCAAGCCGGCCTTTCTCTATGCCTGTCTGGGTGCTATGGCACTGGGCCTTGCCCTGTTCGGATCCACCTACCTGATTCCCCTGTTTGTACAGACCGCCCTGGGGTTCACGGCGACAGAAGCCGGGTTGCTGATGTTGCCGGCCGGCATTGTCCTGGGCATGATCTTCCCCCTGGCGGGCCGTCTGGCGGACAAGCAGAGCGCCCGCAAGCTGGTTATCTTCGGCATTGCAGTATTTGCCTTGTCGGCGGCGCTGTTCGCCCTTTCGGATCTGGATCTGGCCTTTGGCTGGCTGGCCCTATGGGCAGTGCTGGGCCGGATCGGTATCGGCTTTATGCTTCCGGCACTGTCAACGGGTGCCCTGAATCCGCTGGAACCGCAGGAGCTGGGTGCCGGTTCCAGTACTCTCAATTTCATGCGACAGCTGGGCGGCGCCTTCGGCGTCAACTTGGTGGCGCTGACCATTGAGTTTGGTGAACACAGTGCGGGCATGCCCACGGTCAACGCCTTCCATTCGGCCTGGTGGCTGGTGGCGGTGTTTGTGGCGGTTGCGGCGATACCGGTATGGCGGATGCGGGTTTAG